A single genomic interval of Bactrocera neohumeralis isolate Rockhampton unplaced genomic scaffold, APGP_CSIRO_Bneo_wtdbg2-racon-allhic-juicebox.fasta_v2 ctg1771, whole genome shotgun sequence harbors:
- the LOC126766582 gene encoding uncharacterized protein LOC126766582 — MDKQFHDNDGGKPDKMFTLKKWNAVAMWSWVRHLRYLQSSSDFRQTLPVIPRSAAADEINACLKSSPLWRYVWKLQLTTNMRVALLNDPSAELFSTQLLTIGNGHVPVDASKGFISFAISSQRKRSSSTRCFRTSLLTTKTTIG, encoded by the exons ATGGACAAACAATTCCACGATAATGACGGAGGTAAACCGGATAAAATGTTTACGTTGAAGAAGTGGAATGCTGTGGCTATGTGGAGCTGGGTGCGACACTTGCGCTATTTGCAGAGTTCAA GCGATTTCCGGCAAACACTACCAGTAATACCACGATCGGCCGCTGCCGATGAGATCAATGCCTGCCTCAAATCATCACCATTGTGGCGTTATGTGTGGAAACTTCAGCTCACGACAAACATGCGAGTTGCATTGCTAAACGATCCATCTGCCGAACTGTTCTCCACTCAACTGCTAACTATCGGTAATGGTCATGTTCCTGTCGACGCATCGAAGGGATTCATTTCGTTTGCAATTTCGTCTCAACGAAAGAGGAGCTCATCAACAAGGTGTTTCCGAACATCATTGCTAACCACAAAAACTACGATTGGTTGA